From one Rubrobacter xylanophilus genomic stretch:
- the rbsK gene encoding ribokinase, which yields MAGVFVMGSINQDFVLRVERRPGPGETVTDAELSLHPGGKGANQAAAAALLGAEVTFLGRVGDDGLGEPLVRNLEEKGADASLVERVPGRSTGAAFITVTPDGENAITVAPGANRALSPRDVEAARERIAACRVLVAQMEIPRETVLRGARVASEVDTRVLLNLAPPFRVSRELLSLLDPLVVNEHEAAFLLEEPVEGVEGALAAAPKLRRLGARSAVITLGAAGAVVADGESVAHFPAPEVEVVDTTGAGDAFVGALATRLAAGEALKEAVSYAVRAGAAAVTSEGAQGALPTPEVVERL from the coding sequence ATGGCCGGGGTCTTCGTGATGGGCTCCATCAACCAGGACTTCGTCCTGCGGGTGGAGCGCCGCCCGGGGCCCGGCGAGACGGTGACCGACGCCGAGCTCTCGCTGCACCCGGGCGGCAAGGGGGCGAACCAGGCGGCCGCGGCGGCGCTGCTGGGGGCGGAGGTGACTTTTCTGGGGAGGGTGGGCGACGACGGTCTGGGGGAGCCGCTGGTGCGCAACCTGGAGGAGAAGGGGGCGGACGCGAGCCTGGTGGAGCGGGTGCCGGGGCGTTCCACCGGCGCGGCGTTCATAACCGTCACCCCGGACGGGGAGAACGCGATCACGGTCGCCCCCGGGGCGAACCGGGCGCTCTCTCCACGTGACGTGGAGGCTGCGCGCGAGAGGATCGCCGCCTGCCGGGTGCTGGTGGCCCAGATGGAGATCCCCCGCGAGACGGTGCTGCGGGGGGCCCGGGTCGCATCTGAGGTGGATACCCGGGTGCTGCTGAACCTGGCCCCTCCTTTCCGGGTCTCCCGGGAGCTTCTGAGCTTGCTGGACCCGCTGGTCGTCAACGAGCACGAGGCGGCCTTCCTGCTGGAGGAGCCGGTGGAGGGGGTGGAGGGGGCGCTCGCGGCGGCCCCGAAACTCCGCCGCCTCGGGGCCCGCTCCGCCGTGATCACCCTCGGCGCCGCCGGTGCTGTCGTCGCGGACGGAGAGTCGGTGGCGCACTTCCCGGCCCCGGAGGTGGAGGTTGTGGACACCACAGGGGCTGGTGACGCCTTCGTGGGGGCGCTGGCCACCCGGCTGGCCGCCGGGGAGGCGCTGAAGGAGGCCGTCTCCTACGCGGTCCGGGCCGGGGCGGCGGCGGTCACGAGTGAGGGTGCGCAGGGCGCCCTCCCGACGCCGGAGGTGGTGGAGAGGCTGTGA
- a CDS encoding sugar ABC transporter ATP-binding protein yields the protein MRPLLEMRGITKRFPGVVALDGVNFELLPGEVHVLLGENGAGKSTLIKILSGAYRPDGGEILMDGRRVEIRSAGEAQRLGISTIYQEFNLVPQLSVAENIYLGRQPRRFGVVDRGRMEREARGLLERLRVRVDPRARVAGLGVAQRQMVEIAKALGLRARVLVMDEPTAVLSGRETGQLFRIVRRLKEEGVGVIFISHHLEEVAEIGDRITVLRDGRLVGRVPADTGRDELVRMMVGRSIDEQFPRRRTEPGEVLLEVRGLTRRGVLEGVSLQVRSGEVVGVAGLVGAGRTELARAIFGVDPVDAGEVLVEGRPLEDFGPREARRRGMGFIAEDRQGQGIVPPLSVAENLVLASPERDLRAGMLVDWGHLLRRAGEVVESLRIRTPSLEQEIRYLSGGNQQKAVIGRWMLAGSRVLIMDEPTRGVDVGAKVEIYELMNRLTEAGAGILMISSEMPEVLGMSDRILVMSGGRITGELSPREATQERVMGLATAGSEAAVG from the coding sequence ATGAGGCCGCTGCTGGAGATGCGCGGGATCACCAAGCGCTTCCCCGGCGTCGTCGCGCTCGACGGGGTGAACTTCGAGCTGTTGCCGGGGGAGGTGCATGTGCTGCTAGGGGAGAACGGGGCGGGCAAGAGCACCCTCATCAAGATACTCTCCGGTGCCTACCGGCCGGACGGCGGTGAGATCCTCATGGACGGCCGCCGGGTGGAGATCCGCTCGGCCGGGGAGGCCCAGAGGCTCGGGATAAGCACCATCTACCAGGAGTTCAACCTCGTCCCCCAGCTCAGCGTGGCCGAGAACATCTACCTGGGGCGTCAGCCTCGGCGGTTCGGGGTGGTGGACCGGGGGCGGATGGAGCGGGAGGCCCGCGGGCTGCTGGAGCGGCTGCGCGTGCGGGTGGACCCGCGGGCGCGGGTGGCCGGGCTCGGGGTCGCGCAGCGGCAGATGGTCGAGATAGCCAAGGCCCTCGGGCTCCGGGCGCGGGTGCTCGTCATGGACGAGCCCACGGCGGTGCTCTCCGGGCGGGAGACCGGTCAGCTCTTCAGGATCGTGCGGCGGCTCAAGGAGGAGGGGGTAGGTGTGATCTTCATCTCCCACCACCTCGAGGAGGTCGCGGAGATCGGAGACCGCATCACCGTGCTGCGCGACGGGCGGCTGGTGGGTCGGGTGCCCGCCGACACCGGGCGGGACGAACTGGTCAGGATGATGGTCGGGAGGTCCATCGACGAGCAGTTCCCCCGCCGCCGGACCGAGCCGGGGGAGGTGCTGCTGGAGGTGCGCGGTCTCACCCGGCGGGGCGTGCTGGAGGGCGTCTCCCTGCAGGTGCGATCCGGAGAGGTCGTCGGGGTGGCCGGGCTCGTGGGGGCGGGGAGGACGGAGCTCGCGCGGGCCATCTTCGGGGTGGACCCGGTGGACGCGGGAGAGGTGCTCGTGGAGGGACGGCCGCTTGAGGATTTTGGGCCGCGGGAGGCCCGGCGGCGGGGGATGGGCTTCATCGCCGAGGACCGGCAGGGGCAGGGCATCGTGCCGCCCCTCTCGGTGGCGGAGAACCTCGTTCTGGCCTCGCCGGAGCGGGACCTCAGGGCCGGGATGCTCGTGGATTGGGGGCACCTGCTGCGCCGGGCCGGGGAGGTCGTCGAGAGCCTCAGGATAAGAACCCCCTCGCTGGAGCAGGAGATCCGCTACCTCTCCGGAGGCAACCAGCAGAAGGCCGTCATCGGGCGGTGGATGCTCGCCGGGAGCCGGGTGCTCATCATGGACGAGCCCACCCGAGGTGTGGACGTGGGGGCCAAGGTCGAGATCTACGAGCTCATGAACCGCCTCACCGAGGCGGGAGCGGGGATACTCATGATCTCGAGCGAGATGCCGGAGGTGCTGGGGATGAGCGACCGCATACTGGTGATGAGCGGCGGGAGGATCACCGGCGAGCTCTCCCCGCGCGAGGCCACCCAGGAGCGGGTGATGGGGCTCGCCACCGCCGGGAGCGAGGCCGCCGTTGGCTAG
- a CDS encoding LacI family DNA-binding transcriptional regulator produces MATIRDVAREAGVSVATVSRVFGGGGVSAGARERVLEASRRLGYRPNAVARALRMEATRTLGLVIPNVMNPFFTAVARAVEDAARERGYSLVLGNTDEDPEKEARYLEVLLEKRVDGIVISPARAASPHLEEVGRAGVPVVFLDRYVEGVEAPVVRADGRRAVDELVGYLVGLGHRRLAIISGPPETVTGGERLESFLAGARRRGVEVSAELVVYGDFRRESGARAMRRLLGLEERPTAVFAANNLMALGALEELDRAGVRVPEEVSFASFDDVSWFRLLRPPVTAVAQPIRELGEAAARMLPEMVEGRGRPESVVLEAELVVRGSCAPPGGGG; encoded by the coding sequence GTGGCTACGATCAGGGACGTTGCGCGGGAGGCCGGGGTATCGGTGGCGACGGTATCGCGGGTATTCGGGGGGGGTGGGGTGAGTGCGGGGGCGCGGGAGCGGGTGCTGGAGGCTTCCCGGCGGCTGGGCTACCGGCCGAACGCGGTGGCGCGGGCGCTCAGGATGGAGGCGACCCGGACGCTGGGGCTGGTGATCCCGAACGTCATGAACCCGTTTTTCACGGCGGTGGCGCGGGCGGTGGAGGATGCGGCGCGGGAGCGGGGGTACAGCCTCGTTCTGGGCAACACCGACGAGGATCCTGAGAAGGAGGCCCGCTATCTGGAGGTTTTGTTGGAGAAGCGGGTGGACGGGATCGTCATAAGCCCCGCGCGGGCGGCGAGCCCGCATCTGGAGGAGGTGGGGCGGGCCGGGGTGCCGGTGGTCTTTCTGGACCGGTATGTGGAGGGGGTGGAGGCGCCGGTGGTGCGGGCCGACGGGCGGCGGGCGGTGGACGAGCTGGTTGGGTATCTGGTCGGGCTCGGGCACCGGCGGCTGGCGATCATCTCCGGGCCGCCGGAGACGGTGACGGGTGGGGAGCGGCTCGAGAGCTTCCTCGCCGGGGCGCGGCGGCGGGGGGTGGAGGTGTCTGCGGAGCTGGTGGTCTACGGGGACTTCCGGCGGGAGAGCGGGGCGCGGGCCATGCGCCGGCTGCTCGGGCTGGAGGAGAGGCCCACCGCGGTGTTCGCGGCCAACAACCTCATGGCGCTCGGGGCGCTGGAGGAGCTGGATCGGGCCGGGGTGCGTGTGCCAGAGGAGGTCTCCTTCGCCAGCTTCGACGACGTGAGCTGGTTCCGGCTGCTGCGTCCGCCGGTCACCGCCGTGGCCCAGCCCATCCGCGAGCTCGGGGAGGCGGCGGCGAGGATGCTGCCGGAGATGGTCGAGGGGCGGGGGAGGCCGGAGTCGGTGGTGCTCGAGGCCGAGCTCGTGGTGCGGGGGTCGTGTGCTCCGCCGGGGGGTGGGGGATGA
- a CDS encoding class I SAM-dependent methyltransferase translates to MISRSLLPVLRPEPSSPPGLVPQEIRSETPAGMILAGTLRSTPGNRYRVIGGYLDLLGRRTGAGNPANLSNFLPGAGRLYEPLWRTRSLTLLTGESFPNARELELIMRLLGSPHGGRYLDVGCSAGLYARHLARKTGGEVAALDISPSMLREAARRTHSEGTRISLIRTDAHHLPFADASFSGVVCGGTLNELRDPSRALREAARVLAPGGRLALMGLLRARSLAGSALQGLLAAGGLRFFTPEHLEEMLRAAGLQPYALETYGPVFFAGASR, encoded by the coding sequence ATGATCTCCCGCAGCCTCCTGCCCGTCCTCCGCCCGGAACCTTCCTCCCCGCCGGGCCTCGTCCCGCAGGAGATCCGGTCGGAGACCCCTGCCGGGATGATCCTCGCCGGCACCCTCCGCTCGACCCCGGGGAACCGCTACCGGGTGATCGGGGGATACCTGGATCTGCTGGGGCGGCGCACCGGCGCGGGCAACCCGGCGAACCTCTCGAACTTCCTCCCGGGAGCCGGACGCCTCTACGAGCCGCTGTGGCGGACCCGCTCCCTCACGCTGCTCACCGGCGAGAGCTTCCCGAACGCGCGGGAGCTGGAGCTCATCATGCGCCTCCTTGGCTCCCCGCACGGGGGAAGGTACCTGGACGTGGGATGCTCCGCCGGGCTCTACGCCCGCCACCTGGCCCGGAAGACCGGAGGCGAGGTGGCCGCGCTGGACATCTCCCCTTCCATGCTCAGGGAAGCCGCCCGCCGGACCCACAGCGAGGGAACCCGCATCTCCCTCATCCGGACCGACGCCCACCACCTGCCCTTCGCCGACGCCTCCTTCTCCGGCGTGGTCTGCGGCGGCACCCTGAACGAGCTGCGCGACCCGTCCCGAGCCCTGCGGGAGGCCGCCCGGGTCCTCGCCCCCGGCGGCCGCCTGGCGCTGATGGGCCTCCTGCGCGCCCGAAGCCTCGCCGGCTCCGCCCTGCAGGGCCTCCTCGCCGCCGGGGGCCTGCGCTTCTTCACCCCGGAGCACCTCGAGGAGATGCTGCGCGCAGCAGGCCTCCAACCGTACGCCCTCGAAACGTACGGCCCCGTCTTCTTCGCCGGGGCCTCCCGTTAA
- the mdlC gene encoding benzoylformate decarboxylase — translation MPTVREATLDLLRELGMTTIFGNPGSTELPFLRDLPEDFRYVLALQEASALSMAEGYARGTGGAALVNLHTAPGLGNAMGALVTAYHNKTPLVVTAGQQHRGHLALEPLLSGRLVELARPYVKRSHEPARAEDVPHELLRAYHTARQQPSGPVFLSIPMDDWEAEAAAPEVREVSYRTAPDPDALRRAAAVLREAARPAIVAGPGVARSGAFSEVVALAERLRAEVWQDGVAALAGFPQSHPLFRGVLPLAQRLVAEALAPYDAVLVLGAPAFTYYPYLPGEVVREGTALVQITEDPEEAARAPAGTGIVGDVGLAAEGLLGLLPEEPGRPAPPPGDPLPAPEPSSPMSVDYVMHTIAELLPEGAVLADESTSSKPVLYRRVRADEPLGHLTSAAGGLGFAMPAAVGLGLALPDRKAVCVIGDGSSMYSIQSLWTAARYGVGVAVVVINNRGYSILKSFRDLMGLGENVPGLDLPGIDIVQIARGFGCDGERVEEPDELPQALKRAFSSETPYLVDVLVDTAVPRMAR, via the coding sequence ATGCCCACGGTCCGCGAGGCGACCCTCGACCTTCTGCGCGAGCTCGGGATGACGACGATCTTCGGCAACCCGGGCTCGACCGAGCTTCCCTTCCTGAGGGATCTTCCGGAGGACTTCCGCTACGTGCTGGCGCTGCAGGAGGCTAGCGCCCTCTCCATGGCCGAGGGCTACGCCCGGGGGACGGGAGGCGCGGCGCTGGTGAACCTGCACACCGCACCCGGGCTCGGGAACGCCATGGGCGCGCTCGTCACCGCCTACCACAACAAGACCCCGCTCGTGGTCACCGCCGGCCAGCAGCACCGGGGGCACCTGGCGCTCGAGCCCCTGCTCTCCGGGCGGCTCGTGGAGCTGGCCCGGCCCTACGTCAAACGGAGCCACGAGCCCGCCCGCGCCGAGGACGTCCCGCACGAGCTCTTGCGGGCCTACCACACCGCCCGGCAGCAGCCCTCCGGGCCGGTCTTCCTCTCCATCCCGATGGACGACTGGGAGGCGGAGGCCGCCGCGCCCGAGGTGCGCGAGGTCTCCTACCGCACCGCCCCCGACCCGGATGCCTTGCGGCGGGCCGCCGCCGTGCTGCGGGAGGCGGCCCGCCCGGCCATCGTCGCCGGCCCCGGTGTGGCCCGTTCGGGGGCCTTCTCTGAGGTGGTGGCGCTCGCCGAGCGGCTGCGGGCCGAGGTTTGGCAGGACGGCGTGGCGGCGCTCGCCGGGTTTCCGCAGAGCCACCCGCTCTTCCGGGGCGTCCTGCCGCTCGCCCAGCGGCTGGTAGCGGAGGCCCTCGCCCCCTACGACGCCGTGCTGGTGCTCGGGGCCCCGGCCTTCACCTACTACCCCTACCTGCCGGGAGAAGTGGTCCGGGAGGGGACGGCGCTCGTCCAGATCACGGAGGACCCCGAAGAGGCCGCCCGCGCCCCGGCCGGGACGGGCATCGTCGGGGACGTGGGGCTCGCCGCCGAGGGGCTGCTCGGGCTGCTCCCGGAGGAGCCCGGGCGTCCCGCTCCCCCGCCGGGAGACCCCCTCCCGGCTCCGGAGCCCTCCTCCCCGATGAGCGTGGACTACGTCATGCACACGATAGCGGAGCTCCTGCCCGAGGGGGCCGTCCTGGCCGACGAGTCCACCTCGAGCAAGCCCGTGCTCTACCGGCGCGTCCGGGCCGACGAGCCGCTCGGCCACCTCACCTCCGCCGCCGGGGGGCTCGGCTTCGCCATGCCCGCCGCCGTGGGGCTCGGGCTCGCGCTCCCCGACCGCAAGGCCGTCTGCGTCATCGGGGACGGCTCCAGCATGTACTCCATACAGTCGCTCTGGACCGCCGCCCGGTACGGGGTCGGCGTGGCCGTGGTGGTCATCAACAACCGGGGCTATTCCATCCTCAAGAGCTTCCGAGACCTCATGGGCCTCGGCGAGAACGTCCCGGGGCTCGACCTGCCGGGCATAGACATCGTCCAGATAGCCCGCGGCTTCGGCTGCGACGGCGAGCGGGTGGAGGAGCCCGACGAACTCCCGCAGGCCCTCAAGCGCGCCTTCTCCTCCGAGACGCCCTACCTGGTGGACGTCCTCGTGGACACCGCCGTTCCCCGAATGGCCCGCTAG
- a CDS encoding D-ribose ABC transporter substrate-binding protein: protein MRRALVFSVLVVLVAALVAGCGRGGGGGEEGQRTIGLSISTLNNPFFVTLRDGAQRAAQRENVELIVSDAQNDAAQQQDDIQAFITQQVDAILVNPVDSEAVVPAIQAANDAEIPVIALDRGAAGGEIETLIASDNVEGGRMAARELIRLVGSGPVAQLEGIPGTSAARDRGKGFEEVIEGQSAVRLVASQPANFDRAQGLNVTQNILQANPNIKGIFAQNDEMALGAVRALGDRAGSEVKVVGFDAIEDALKAIQEGRMNATIAQQPARMGSLGVENAIKVIEDERVPKNIPVEVKLVTQENVSEFRQ from the coding sequence ATGAGAAGGGCGCTGGTGTTTTCGGTGCTGGTGGTGCTGGTCGCGGCGCTCGTCGCCGGCTGCGGGCGCGGAGGCGGGGGCGGCGAGGAGGGCCAGAGGACCATCGGGCTCTCCATCTCCACCCTGAACAACCCCTTCTTCGTAACCCTGCGCGACGGGGCCCAGCGAGCGGCGCAGCGGGAGAACGTGGAGCTCATAGTCTCCGACGCGCAGAACGACGCCGCCCAGCAGCAGGACGACATCCAGGCGTTCATCACCCAGCAGGTGGATGCCATCCTGGTCAACCCGGTGGACTCCGAGGCGGTCGTCCCCGCGATCCAGGCGGCCAACGACGCGGAGATCCCGGTCATCGCGCTCGACCGCGGAGCGGCGGGCGGTGAGATAGAGACCCTCATCGCCTCGGACAACGTGGAGGGTGGCCGGATGGCGGCGAGGGAGCTGATCCGGCTGGTCGGCAGCGGCCCCGTGGCCCAGCTGGAGGGGATCCCCGGCACCAGCGCGGCCCGCGACCGGGGGAAGGGCTTCGAAGAGGTCATAGAGGGCCAGAGCGCGGTGCGGCTGGTGGCGAGCCAGCCGGCGAACTTCGACCGGGCACAGGGGCTGAACGTCACCCAGAACATCCTGCAGGCCAACCCGAACATAAAGGGCATCTTCGCCCAGAACGACGAGATGGCGCTCGGAGCGGTGCGCGCCCTCGGCGACCGTGCCGGCAGCGAGGTGAAGGTCGTGGGCTTCGACGCGATAGAGGACGCCCTGAAGGCGATCCAGGAGGGGAGGATGAACGCCACCATCGCCCAGCAGCCGGCGAGGATGGGCTCCCTCGGGGTCGAGAACGCGATAAAGGTCATCGAGGATGAGAGGGTCCCGAAGAACATCCCGGTGGAGGTGAAGCTGGTCACGCAGGAGAACGTCTCGGAGTTCCGGCAGTAG
- a CDS encoding ABC transporter permease encodes MASPARRARDLLSRGGPLGGLVLLCAVMAVLSPSFLTVTNFFNVGTQIAVILILALGQTFVIVSGGIDLSVGSVLALAGVVFGWATAVAGLPLVPALLLGLGAGAAAGLVNGLLITLGNLPPFIATLAMLSAARGLALVISGGVPLSPIPEPVRELGSGDLFGVVPLPVVLMLAMWLLTAAILRHTYPGRCMYAIGGNEEAARLSGIGVGRQKILIYTLSGLFAGVAGILQTARLASAQPQAGFTFELDAIAAVVIGGASLTGGVGTASGTLIGALILGVLRNGLNLLNVSAFWQQVVIGAVIALAVMTDTLRRRRK; translated from the coding sequence TTGGCTAGCCCGGCACGGCGCGCGAGGGATCTGCTCTCCCGCGGCGGGCCGCTCGGGGGGCTCGTGCTGCTGTGCGCCGTCATGGCCGTTCTCTCGCCCAGCTTCCTCACCGTCACCAACTTCTTCAACGTCGGCACCCAGATAGCCGTGATCCTCATCCTCGCCCTGGGGCAGACCTTCGTCATCGTCTCCGGGGGGATAGACCTCTCGGTGGGGAGCGTGCTGGCGCTCGCCGGGGTGGTCTTCGGTTGGGCCACCGCGGTGGCCGGGCTGCCGCTCGTCCCGGCGCTCCTGCTGGGGCTCGGGGCCGGGGCCGCCGCCGGGCTCGTCAACGGGCTGCTCATAACCCTGGGCAACCTCCCGCCGTTCATCGCGACGCTCGCCATGCTCAGCGCCGCCCGGGGGCTGGCGCTGGTGATCTCCGGCGGGGTGCCGCTCAGTCCCATCCCGGAGCCGGTCCGGGAGCTGGGCAGCGGGGACCTCTTCGGGGTGGTGCCGCTGCCGGTGGTGCTCATGCTCGCCATGTGGCTCCTCACGGCAGCCATCCTCCGCCACACCTACCCGGGGCGGTGCATGTACGCCATCGGGGGCAACGAGGAGGCCGCCCGGCTCTCCGGGATAGGCGTGGGGCGGCAGAAGATACTGATCTACACCCTCTCCGGGCTCTTCGCGGGGGTCGCGGGCATCCTCCAGACCGCCCGGCTGGCCTCGGCCCAGCCGCAGGCCGGGTTCACCTTCGAGCTCGACGCCATAGCAGCGGTGGTCATCGGCGGGGCGAGTCTCACCGGCGGGGTAGGGACGGCGTCGGGGACCTTGATCGGGGCGCTCATCCTGGGCGTGCTGCGCAACGGGTTGAACCTGCTGAACGTCTCGGCGTTCTGGCAGCAGGTGGTGATAGGCGCGGTCATCGCGCTGGCGGTGATGACGGATACCTTGAGAAGGCGGAGAAAGTAG
- a CDS encoding YeeE/YedE family protein, with protein MEHTERPVRTESIGERISGSLPEPRVGVAAVAFGAMALLGYAVFSGHGVRQGVLYLIGVLFGVALYHARFGFTSAFRQLVAVGQGAGLRVHMLMLAAASAIFAPILAAGSGLFGAQVEGNVAPLGLSVVLGAFLFGVGMQLGGACASGTLYSVGGGQSAILLTLLGFVGGSVLGAWHWGFWTQEMPGLPPVSLAEVFGGYGGALVVQLAIIGLIAAATIVVSRRRRPPGLAPRPSARGLARVVRGSWPLWAGALVLAALNGATLLVGGRPWGITSAFALWGSKMAAALGVDVGSWTYWSGERAASLEAPVLADVTSVMDFGIVLGAMAAAALGGTFVLHRRIPPKTIAAALIGGVLMGYGARIAYGCNIGAYFSGVASFSLHGWLWAAMALFGTYLGIRLRPLFGLSVPKPGDSSC; from the coding sequence ATGGAGCACACCGAGCGTCCGGTACGGACGGAGAGCATCGGGGAGCGGATCTCGGGGAGCCTCCCGGAGCCCCGGGTCGGGGTTGCGGCGGTAGCCTTCGGTGCGATGGCGCTGCTGGGGTATGCCGTCTTCTCCGGACACGGGGTACGGCAGGGGGTACTCTACCTCATCGGGGTGCTCTTCGGGGTGGCGCTCTACCATGCGAGGTTCGGCTTCACCTCGGCCTTCCGGCAGCTCGTCGCCGTGGGCCAGGGAGCGGGCCTGAGGGTGCACATGCTCATGCTCGCGGCTGCGAGCGCCATCTTCGCCCCAATCCTCGCCGCCGGAAGCGGGCTCTTCGGGGCGCAGGTCGAAGGCAACGTCGCCCCGTTGGGATTGAGCGTCGTTCTGGGCGCCTTCCTCTTCGGGGTCGGGATGCAGCTCGGCGGGGCGTGCGCCTCGGGAACGCTGTACTCCGTGGGCGGCGGGCAAAGCGCCATACTTCTCACCCTCCTCGGGTTCGTCGGGGGGTCGGTGCTCGGTGCCTGGCACTGGGGTTTCTGGACGCAGGAGATGCCGGGCCTGCCGCCCGTCTCGCTCGCCGAGGTCTTCGGCGGCTACGGCGGGGCGCTGGTGGTGCAGCTCGCCATCATCGGGCTCATCGCCGCCGCGACGATCGTGGTGTCCCGCCGGCGGCGGCCGCCCGGTCTGGCCCCCCGACCCAGCGCCCGGGGGCTGGCGCGGGTGGTGCGCGGGAGCTGGCCTCTGTGGGCCGGGGCGCTGGTTCTCGCCGCGCTCAACGGGGCGACCCTGCTCGTCGGCGGCCGGCCCTGGGGCATCACCAGCGCCTTTGCGCTCTGGGGCTCCAAGATGGCCGCCGCGCTCGGGGTGGACGTCGGGTCGTGGACCTACTGGTCCGGAGAGCGGGCGGCGAGCCTCGAGGCCCCCGTTCTGGCCGACGTCACCTCGGTGATGGACTTCGGGATCGTGCTCGGCGCCATGGCCGCCGCGGCGCTCGGTGGAACCTTCGTGTTGCACCGCAGGATCCCACCGAAGACCATCGCCGCGGCGCTCATCGGGGGCGTCCTGATGGGCTACGGGGCGAGGATCGCCTACGGCTGCAACATCGGGGCGTACTTCTCCGGGGTGGCCTCCTTCAGCCTGCACGGCTGGCTGTGGGCGGCCATGGCCCTGTTCGGAACCTACCTCGGGATCCGGCTGCGGCCCCTCTTCGGGCTCTCCGTGCCCAAACCCGGGGACTCCAGCTGCTAG
- the rbsD gene encoding D-ribose pyranase → MKRGGIINAQLAGALARLGHTDTLVICDAGLPIPRGPEIVDLAFRLGTPGFGTVLEGILEELVIEEAVAAREVERENPGCYALLASRLPELKLVPHWELKVRTADARLVVRTGEATPYSNVILRCGVPF, encoded by the coding sequence GTGAAGCGGGGCGGCATCATAAACGCGCAGCTCGCCGGGGCGCTCGCCCGGCTGGGACACACCGACACGCTGGTGATCTGCGACGCCGGGCTCCCGATCCCCCGCGGCCCGGAGATCGTGGACCTGGCCTTCAGGCTGGGCACGCCCGGCTTCGGGACGGTGCTGGAGGGCATCCTGGAGGAGCTCGTCATCGAGGAGGCGGTCGCGGCGCGGGAGGTGGAGCGGGAGAACCCCGGGTGTTACGCCCTGCTGGCCTCCCGGCTGCCGGAGCTGAAGCTGGTGCCCCACTGGGAGCTCAAGGTGCGCACCGCCGACGCCCGGCTGGTGGTCCGCACCGGCGAGGCGACGCCCTACTCCAACGTGATCCTGCGCTGCGGGGTGCCCTTCTAG
- a CDS encoding alpha/beta fold hydrolase, whose translation MDTETVSVPHLGGSRIGHRFGRPYDANLPTLVLINSFSTSVELYVPQFEDETLSEVANLLAIEPYGHGATRTPFEQFTYWDTAIAALQVLDAFDIREAFVLGTSQGGWIAARMAMLQPERIKGIIPLGTSMDYESERSRKLGCWDCAAVCTPLIDALSEPVGDDWTVDDDFCDFILSAGFGGPSSEEERQRWHRIEKTNYRGDEGRMRLRMCTINLRDRDGLHGRLDAVRCPVLWMHGTEDSVYTVPNAEEEITMFINSADAKLVVVDGGQHFLSASHPREVNAATAEFIRKWA comes from the coding sequence ATGGACACCGAAACCGTTAGCGTGCCGCACCTGGGGGGATCGCGCATCGGCCATCGCTTCGGAAGACCCTACGACGCGAACCTGCCGACGCTCGTCTTGATAAACTCGTTCAGCACCTCGGTTGAGCTCTACGTCCCGCAGTTCGAGGACGAGACGCTTTCGGAGGTGGCCAACCTGCTGGCCATCGAACCCTACGGGCACGGTGCCACCCGTACGCCGTTTGAGCAATTCACCTACTGGGACACTGCCATTGCAGCACTACAGGTTCTCGACGCGTTCGACATCCGTGAGGCCTTTGTGCTCGGCACCTCCCAGGGCGGATGGATCGCAGCCCGGATGGCGATGCTTCAGCCCGAGCGGATCAAGGGGATCATCCCGCTCGGCACCTCGATGGACTACGAAAGCGAACGGAGCCGAAAACTCGGATGCTGGGACTGCGCCGCCGTCTGCACCCCCCTCATCGACGCGCTCTCCGAACCGGTCGGTGACGACTGGACCGTTGACGACGACTTCTGCGATTTCATTCTCAGCGCCGGCTTCGGCGGGCCGTCCTCCGAGGAGGAGCGACAGCGCTGGCACCGGATCGAGAAGACGAACTACAGGGGAGACGAAGGGCGCATGCGCCTGCGCATGTGCACCATCAACCTGCGAGACCGCGATGGCCTTCACGGGCGTCTCGACGCCGTACGTTGCCCCGTACTCTGGATGCACGGCACGGAGGATTCAGTCTACACAGTGCCCAACGCGGAAGAAGAGATCACGATGTTCATCAATTCCGCCGACGCAAAACTTGTGGTCGTAGATGGTGGTCAACACTTCCTCAGCGCGTCCCACCCCAGGGAAGTCAACGCTGCGACGGCCGAGTTCATCCGCAAATGGGCCTGA